The window ttttaattaaataattGGATCCTTCCTCTTCATCTAGGTGGATTGAGAAAGTTAACCTTAAGGTACGGGCCACCTGTGCCAATCCTCCTGAACTGAGGGGTCGAAGGGTCAAGGATGTACACATCTTCAAGGCCTGCCCTGGCGGAGAGAGTCTCCCTGCCCCACCCACTGGCACCCCGAAGCCAGCCAAGGAACCCAGGGCCACCAAACCCAAACCAACGCACCCCAATGCGCTCAGAGCCAAATCCAAACTTCGCAAGAGTCCGAACACAAAACGGGGCGCCCCAAAGAAAGCCACCAAAACCACAAAGAAACGCAGCATGGCTTAAATGCGTTGCCTTCGCTGTGTCATCTGCACTGACGTTTTGAAATCTAGTAAAAGTAGCCCAGACAAAAATATGTTTAGGTTAAACATTAGGCTGAACTCCCCGGTCGCAAACACACCTCCTGCcaggcaatttttttttattcaccccaTTTATCAGCCTGTTATTAGCTGAAACTTTCCTCTCGCTGTCACATCAACATAATACTGgcaaagataaaaaataaataaataaatattcccAGCGACAGCCAACTATGGAAATATTTAAAGCAACACTTTTAATCAGCGCAGCAATTTTAAAATACAATTATTATTCTGGTAGAGGATGTTCCCGTTTTCTGGCTTTTTAAAGGCGTCTTAGGTAAAGTTTGTTTTTGAGGTTTGTAAGGTATTTGCACCCTCAGTGCTCTCATGAAGTCCTGTCTTTGTGGTTGATGGAGAGCCAGGTACCGATGTGAATAACCTTAAATTAAAGTTGAGTCTTCACTGTAAGCCCATCATTATATTTATACAACTTGTTTTGGTCTACAGCTGAAATAAACCCGATATCAGTTTCCTGATATTTATAGACTTTATTGTATATCGTGCGGGTAAGAGCATAGACTTTTAGCTGGAGGCAGCTCTCGTTGAAAAATGtggaatcattaaaaaaaaaaaaaaggtaaataaagTCAGTGTCGGGCTTCGTGGTCGCTATCCTTCACTCGTAGCTGGTTGTAAAGAAGACACCAGCAAATCAGTAAATGTAGGAAAACCTTTTCATTATTGACTGGATTTTTACAAAAAAGGAAACCTGAATATGAAACggacaagaaaataaaacatgtctGGTGTTAGGTTCCACTACACAGTGATATTTCTAACATGGAGACAGCGAAGTAGTGAACTCTCAGGGCTGGTCCTTATGAAACGTATACAATCAGCTTTTAGGCATAGTAAAATGggctttaaatagttttttttctttcttttttttcttaagaatAAACTGTTTTAGATACCAACTATGGATGATTTGTACACATTCATTCCACTGAAATGCAATGCCTTTAACTCTAAACCGTGTCCATCATTATTAGTGACGGAGTCAAGTCTCTACTTTTTCAGATTTCCACAGTTCTCTTTAAGCAGATGAACTCGTCTCACATCACCAATTCCTCAGCTTCCCCTGTAGTGTCTTGCTCTGTGTTGCTCTCCCACGTCAGGTCCATGGTACCGTCATGGTCCCGGCTCCCCTCCGCCAGGTCCAGGTTTTGGGTTTCACTTTCGCTCTGTTCCATGTCGCTTTCCCGAGGAGAGCTCTCCTCCAGAGAGCCGCCTCGCGCTTCGCCTCCATCTTCTGCCGCTTTACTTTCCTTTGTCATTTGACGTGCTACGTCATTCAAGCCGCTCTCCTCTGGTGCCTGCTGTGGTCCCAGTTTGATCTGCTGCCCTGCCTGCTCCTGTTTGACTGTGCCCACGCAGACTTTTTGCAGCGTTTCTGGGGGCTCGATGGGCGTCTCCATCTCTTCCACTTTCACCTGCACTGCAAAGACTACGGACACACAATTCAGTCAGCAACAATCAGAACAGACATTTAAAGGCGAGACACATAGccatcaccatgaaactttCCCAGTTTATACAATATAATTAGACGGTGCCAAGTAGCAATTGTTTGACAactaattttgaaaaaaaaagaaaaaaaaaaagagccttggACTGTAAAAGAATTTGACACCTTTTTGTTAAAGAACCATTTACAACCATCTCATCTGGTCCGATTGAAAGAAACGACATTTAAAACGCATCAAAGCTGAAAAGGTTGAAAACACAGAATGTCCTTTATCTAAACGTGCGAAACGGCGTTTTTTTGCCCGCGTCTTGCCTTCAATGAGACGTACTGAGTGAGAATCGTTCACTTACTCTCCTCCTCCGGTTCGGTTTTGGGCTGGATGAGAGGCACATCTGGGGGGCGACTTTGAGAACTCTCAGTGTTAATAACCTCAGCCTGATGATCAGCATTGCCTCTTGCTTGGCTCATGAACAGCCCCCTCTTGGTGCCCCTCTTTTCtacagaaagcaaaaaaaaaataattttttacacAGCTATCAGATGAAatccaaaagaagaaaaacaaaaaataaaaaacataatgtGTTGTAACAAGACTCAACACAGACTGCTGAATCAAAACGTACTCTTTCTTCCGTACATAAAGGGCTTGGGTTTCTTGTTTCGCGCCAGCTGGTTTTCATTTAAATCAACTGGAAAACCAAATAAAACACATGacactttatttttgcattCACATGGAAAAACGCTGACAGCACTTTGAGTACATCTCTCACATGCTTTACCGAGTCCAGGAGGCGGCTGGAGCTGGTGGCACACGAGTTCACACCAGCCGACGGGGTAGATGTCCGGGGACTGGTGGTCGACCCACTGGTCAAACTCATCATCCCATCCGTCAAAGTGGATAAGCAGCAGGCGGCCGATGCAGCGTTTAACTGTGGCCACGCACACCAGTCGTGGCTCCATCAGGTCCACAGCCTCTAGCTTCATGTTGGGGGAGAAGCTGTGACCACGGTAatcctgaaaagaaaaaaaaaaaaaaagctgcattatttACTGAAAATCTCTAACCGCGAGTGTGGTCACGCTTTTCAAAGTTGCTGCCTCGCACAGCAAGACTTCATACTAGGTTTGGACTTTGTCTTACAGCGTTAAACAGTCTTGCAGGTGCCGCTTTGGCTTTGGTTTCCTTCAAGTATTCCTCCCAGGTGAAGGTCTGAGGATCATAACCTGCCAGGACACAGATGCCATCCAAAGCTCATCatgttgtttttctctggaTAAAGTGAAGTGTCAATCAAATAAAGATCAGGAAGGTCGATATTTACCGTGAGGGACAGTGAGGAGgatgttgttctttttgcagaaATTAACTGGTAGAATGGCATGAGAGGAAGCATGGTAACAAAACCAGTCGGAGCCATTGTTCGATATGGTACCATCAATACCCACCATTAGGTAGCCATCTAACAGCACCTTGAGATAGAAGaacaagaataaaaacaaataaaaataaatcaccgCTCTGCAGGGGTCAGGAGGTTATGTAATATGATGCGTAATCCAGAGACCATGGCTACTTAAAGCAGAGGACCACCTCTGTGTCAGATGAAGGCAGATCAGACAAACGCACACGAAACCAAAAACAGTCGCCTTACCTTGTGTACCGTGGCCACACAGATATTTCCCAGGTTGAGGGGATCAATGGCCTCCAGCTTCATTCCTTCTTCAAAGAAACTCTCCCCCATATAAGTGATCCTGGGCTGTGGGTGGCACAGGAGAAATGGTGTAACATTCAATATCATGGATTACAGTCTGCAAAACTGTGACTGAACTGAGAATTCTGTATGCTtccaattaaaaaagaaaaaaaaagggtttaaaTCAGATAAGGGTCCATGAGTAGTAATGCTAGTCAAGAACATCAGTAATTCCTTCATTAGCATTAATGCACCGCTGTCCATTGTGCCATTAAAGGTATGCCAACACCTGGTCAGAAGGTAAGAGAGGAGTTGGTTGGTGCATCTATTCGGCTTTAAGTAATAAATCGTATTTAGTATGAACGCTTCTTACCTTTTTAAAGAGGAGGACTGAGCTGTCAGAGTTGCCCTTAAAACAACTGTAAGCTTCAGCGTTTGCTATGGAAAATAAGCAAAACCTTCGTTTTAATTGCTGTATACGACACATCTAACAGCGAAAAGTACAATATTTCACTACTGACTGGCTTATTATCGATCAATGGGAGCAGATGACCGATTTCTAATCAATTCAAAACAgtatccgattttttttttttgccaacttTACACATTGGATACCAAACCATACGAATGTGGAAACATACAGTCTTTGTAAAAACTGACAAAGTGAATCAGTATGTTTTCCAGATTCCGGCAGTTCTTCCATAAAACACAATGTGGTTCAAAAGTCTGCAAATACAAGTGGGGaacggaaaaaaaaataaaaaaataaatttaattaaagaaaaaaaaaattatagtaTCACATACTGACTGTTACTGATGGAGAGGAAGTTGGAGCGTTAAAGTTTTCATCA of the Odontesthes bonariensis isolate fOdoBon6 chromosome 23, fOdoBon6.hap1, whole genome shotgun sequence genome contains:
- the l3mbtl2 gene encoding lethal(3)malignant brain tumor-like protein 2 isoform X3 — its product is MVHMCCVDTCHSAKRPNIVFHRFPLGDPERLRQWLCTLNMDVNTPLHVLTKLFVCQKHFQPEDYYEAQHQLSRRARLLKATALPNRSVHTRVAEAGDPAAVYLGQLGKPPSKKATVLTKMNKGSAGPAGVDASSGFDWGTYLEKETSLASSISCFAHAPLYAHWDDITVGMKVEVLNTNAILPSKVYWIATVIQIAGYKALLRYEGFEHDSSRDFWCSLVSGELNPIGWCAMTSKLLVPPQDVQNIPDWKDYLMKKLVGATTLPVDFYLKLADSMKIPFRVGMRVEVVDPKHVSRTRVAIIDSIIGGRLRLVYTDQSDAPENVVADFWCHIWSPLLHPMGWSSKVGHAIKARANAEAYSCFKGNSDSSVLLFKKPRITYMGESFFEEGMKLEAIDPLNLGNICVATVHKVLLDGYLMVGIDGTISNNGSDWFCYHASSHAILPVNFCKKNNILLTVPHGYDPQTFTWEEYLKETKAKAAPARLFNADYRGHSFSPNMKLEAVDLMEPRLVCVATVKRCIGRLLLIHFDGWDDEFDQWVDHQSPDIYPVGWCELVCHQLQPPPGLGKAFDLNENQLARNKKPKPFMYGRKKKRGTKRGLFMSQARGNADHQAEVINTESSQSRPPDVPLIQPKTEPEEEIFAVQVKVEEMETPIEPPETLQKVCVGTVKQEQAGQQIKLGPQQAPEESGLNDVARQMTKESKAAEDGGEARGGSLEESSPRESDMEQSESETQNLDLAEGSRDHDGTMDLTWESNTEQDTTGEAEELVM